Proteins co-encoded in one endosymbiont 'TC1' of Trimyema compressum genomic window:
- a CDS encoding UvrD-helicase domain-containing protein, whose product MWTKEQQEVIDLREKNILVSAAAGSGKTAVLIERLFQLIFKDRVSVETILMITFTNKAAKEMAERLEKKLEEATLLYPEDIFLREQLELLENAQISTMHSFCKNAIQENFNILDIDIAFKVLEENEGAQIKDESMDLLLEKYYEKKEPLFIRLLETYSSLENDNGLRETIKALFHFSQGAPYPSIWLDAGEESLNCIEDEFLNNPLGITLKEILERELSLVEALIRKGSKIAALGATEYLETTEKDFEIMVELKNTLLRKGISLFMENTHASFSKLPSVKKENQNEEHDLFKKIRDDYKKKVKEMAFDFKAHLALLGSVKAKTHYLIQMVKDFDEIYKGLKKEKEAVDFNDLEHLMVNLLENEEIKKSYQNYFTHVFVDEFQDSNLVQESIVKRVAKENNLFFVGDIKQSIYRFRLADASIFLRTLNNYRIDSLSETIFLNKNFRCSKNIVDGVNCVFDELMNGENSSIEYKKDGRLVFGSGVNREEPIEVFVVDRDEGLLTEETSQDKVYREAMICAEKIKTLVNQGVELHDVNKDGVRKIKYEDIAILMFSTKVTLPIYMEVFKKMGIPLFGEIDTGFFESESVQLFLDLLKVINNYKEDLSLINILKSPVFQFTLEELGKIRSQNQQHKSFHEAFSAYSLEDSIQVKKDYFLTILNEFKKDVTEHSLVGLLTHILTKTNFYYLLFSKNNGNQEAANIRELLYMAGEYEVDHNDHLRGFLAYFEYLKKEEINIGEASILSDNADVVKILTLHKSKGLEFPVVFLCGLGNEFRHPKKSLINFHPYLGIGPVYASKGKKIKTLANYIIEKTNEREKIEDQLNLLYVGMTRGKHLLYLVGSVKDLAKKKKEWLLGTTETLIKPKCFYDFLLPYLYGNDSIRSRYKIMETNMETYHSELEKKSVNLVIKKTDGLLTKDDFFVMKTPVPRKISVTEMKKTTVADAMTKDFLKGDLKIRPEFIEGKKMSAVEKGILFHLAMEHLDFKKVVNETDVYDYINGLVNNKIILPREKEAIDIEGIIAFIKSPLGKRVRESSLIEQEKPFNYCLSPNRFLEGYEGVDDTLLQGVIDLFFKERDGYVLVDYKTDYVREDTLANDIDEYRKQVLLYKEALTEIKKANVKEVYLYFSTLRKSVKVEE is encoded by the coding sequence ATGTGGACTAAAGAGCAACAAGAAGTTATTGATTTAAGAGAAAAAAATATTTTAGTTTCTGCGGCTGCTGGTTCTGGAAAGACGGCAGTCTTAATTGAGCGACTTTTTCAGTTAATTTTCAAGGATCGTGTATCAGTAGAAACTATTTTAATGATAACTTTTACCAACAAAGCCGCTAAGGAAATGGCTGAACGTTTAGAAAAAAAGTTAGAAGAGGCAACACTGTTATATCCAGAAGATATTTTTTTAAGAGAGCAGTTAGAGCTTTTAGAAAATGCTCAGATTAGCACTATGCATAGCTTTTGTAAAAATGCTATTCAAGAAAACTTCAATATTTTAGATATTGATATTGCTTTTAAAGTTTTAGAAGAAAATGAAGGAGCTCAAATAAAAGATGAAAGTATGGATTTATTATTAGAAAAATATTATGAAAAAAAAGAACCTCTTTTTATTAGACTTTTAGAAACCTATAGTAGTTTAGAAAATGATAATGGATTACGAGAAACTATAAAAGCGCTTTTTCATTTTAGCCAAGGGGCACCTTATCCTTCAATTTGGTTAGATGCTGGTGAAGAAAGCCTAAATTGTATTGAAGATGAATTTTTAAATAATCCATTGGGGATTACTTTAAAAGAAATTTTAGAACGAGAACTTTCTTTAGTAGAAGCATTAATTAGGAAGGGGTCTAAAATTGCAGCATTAGGTGCTACTGAATATTTGGAAACAACCGAAAAAGATTTTGAAATTATGGTGGAGCTAAAGAATACTTTATTAAGGAAAGGCATTTCCCTATTTATGGAAAATACTCATGCTTCTTTTTCTAAGCTACCTTCTGTAAAAAAAGAAAATCAAAATGAGGAACATGATTTATTTAAGAAAATTAGAGATGATTATAAGAAGAAGGTAAAAGAAATGGCCTTTGATTTTAAAGCACATTTAGCTTTATTAGGTAGTGTAAAGGCAAAAACCCATTACTTAATTCAAATGGTTAAGGATTTTGATGAAATTTATAAAGGGTTAAAAAAGGAGAAGGAAGCAGTTGACTTTAATGACCTAGAACATCTAATGGTGAATCTTCTAGAAAATGAGGAGATTAAAAAAAGTTATCAAAATTATTTTACTCATGTTTTTGTTGACGAATTTCAAGATAGTAACTTAGTTCAAGAAAGTATTGTTAAAAGGGTTGCTAAGGAAAATAATCTTTTTTTTGTAGGAGATATTAAACAGAGTATTTATCGTTTCAGATTAGCTGATGCTAGTATATTTTTAAGAACATTAAATAATTATAGAATTGATTCTTTAAGTGAAACTATATTTTTAAATAAAAATTTCAGATGCAGTAAGAACATTGTCGATGGTGTAAACTGTGTATTTGATGAATTGATGAATGGCGAAAATTCTTCTATTGAATACAAAAAAGATGGTCGTTTGGTTTTTGGCTCTGGTGTTAACAGAGAGGAACCTATCGAAGTTTTTGTTGTTGACCGTGATGAAGGTCTATTAACTGAGGAAACCAGTCAGGATAAGGTCTATAGAGAAGCTATGATTTGTGCTGAGAAGATTAAAACACTTGTGAATCAAGGAGTAGAATTACATGATGTAAATAAAGACGGAGTTAGAAAGATAAAGTATGAAGATATTGCTATTTTAATGTTTTCAACTAAAGTGACTTTACCTATTTACATGGAAGTTTTTAAAAAAATGGGGATTCCATTATTTGGGGAAATTGACACAGGTTTTTTTGAATCAGAAAGTGTGCAATTATTTTTGGATCTTTTAAAAGTAATTAATAATTACAAAGAAGATCTTTCATTAATCAATATTTTAAAAAGCCCTGTCTTTCAGTTTACCTTAGAAGAATTAGGTAAAATCAGAAGTCAAAATCAGCAACACAAAAGTTTTCACGAAGCTTTTTCTGCCTATAGTTTAGAGGATTCTATTCAGGTTAAAAAAGATTATTTTTTGACAATTCTCAATGAATTTAAAAAGGATGTAACAGAGCATTCTCTAGTGGGTTTATTAACCCATATTCTAACAAAGACTAACTTTTATTATTTACTGTTCAGTAAAAATAATGGTAATCAAGAAGCAGCTAACATTAGAGAACTGTTGTATATGGCTGGCGAATATGAGGTGGATCATAACGATCATTTAAGGGGATTTTTAGCTTACTTTGAATATTTAAAAAAAGAGGAAATTAATATTGGTGAAGCCAGTATTTTGTCTGATAATGCAGATGTTGTTAAAATTCTAACACTCCATAAAAGTAAAGGTTTAGAATTTCCAGTAGTATTTTTATGTGGTTTAGGTAATGAGTTTAGACACCCTAAAAAAAGCCTCATAAACTTTCATCCTTATTTAGGCATTGGACCTGTATATGCAAGTAAAGGTAAAAAAATTAAAACATTAGCCAATTATATTATTGAAAAGACTAATGAAAGGGAAAAAATTGAGGATCAGCTTAATCTTCTTTATGTAGGTATGACAAGAGGCAAACACCTATTATATTTAGTAGGTTCTGTTAAGGATTTAGCTAAGAAGAAGAAAGAATGGCTTTTAGGAACCACTGAAACACTGATAAAACCAAAATGTTTCTATGATTTTCTACTGCCCTATTTATATGGCAATGACAGTATTCGAAGTCGCTATAAGATAATGGAAACGAATATGGAAACTTATCATTCTGAGCTTGAAAAAAAGTCAGTAAATTTAGTCATTAAAAAGACTGATGGATTACTAACAAAGGATGATTTTTTTGTTATGAAGACACCTGTTCCTCGTAAAATTTCGGTAACAGAGATGAAGAAAACTACAGTAGCGGATGCCATGACAAAAGATTTCTTAAAAGGAGATTTGAAAATAAGGCCTGAGTTTATTGAGGGCAAGAAAATGTCAGCTGTAGAAAAAGGTATTCTTTTTCATCTAGCTATGGAGCATCTGGATTTTAAAAAAGTAGTAAATGAAACGGATGTTTATGACTATATTAATGGTTTAGTAAATAATAAAATAATTTTACCTAGGGAAAAAGAGGCTATTGATATTGAAGGTATTATTGCTTTTATTAAGAGTCCGTTAGGTAAAAGAGTTAGAGAGAGTAGTTTAATTGAGCAAGAAAAACCCTTTAACTATTGTTTGAGCCCTAACCGTTTTTTAGAGGGTTATGAAGGAGTGGATGATACTCTTTTACAAGGGGTAATTGATTTGTTTTTTAAAGAAAGGGACGGTTATGTTCTAGTTGATTATAAGACAGACTATGTTCGAGAAGACACTCTTGCAAATGATATTGATGAATACAGGAAGCAAGTTTTATTATATAAGGAAGCATTAACTGAGATTAAAAAGGCTAACGTAAAAGAGGTTTACTTGTATTTTAGTACCCTTAGAAAGTCAGTTAAGGTAGAAGAATAA
- a CDS encoding DNA recombination protein RmuC, producing the protein MEVLIALICLLLGGIVMAIITYGVMKKKVKTAEAKEGDLVIALAQAENSLEQERKHWLEKEAYYNKTKEDMESSFRSLSSKVLQENNEVFLTLAKETLAKQQSEGAGLLKEKEESFKHLVDPMKIILSEVKGKMDTIEKDYQSTFTEVKEQFKYLKEDQTKLQTETANLVKALSLPQVRGQWGELQLKRVVEMAGMLNYVDFIEQVSTDTDGGKLRPDVVINLPGNKTIVIDAKTPLSAYLDATEAETDSQRKECLKHHSRQVKTHIKQLGGKAYWDQFENSPEFVVLFLPNDAMYQSALEGDPALIEAGINDNVLIATPTTLIALLKSVSYGWNQAALANNARQISRLGKDLYDRMATFVENMAGVKKGLERSIESYNKAVGSFESRVLPSTRRFKELGISSDKEINELTSVEKSPKDIRSIED; encoded by the coding sequence ATGGAAGTGTTAATTGCCCTAATATGCCTATTATTAGGTGGCATAGTAATGGCTATAATAACCTATGGCGTAATGAAGAAAAAAGTAAAGACTGCTGAAGCTAAAGAAGGAGACCTAGTTATTGCTTTAGCACAGGCGGAAAATTCTTTAGAACAGGAAAGAAAGCATTGGCTTGAAAAAGAAGCTTATTATAATAAAACCAAGGAAGATATGGAAAGCTCCTTTAGATCCTTATCCTCTAAAGTGCTCCAGGAAAATAACGAAGTCTTCTTAACTTTGGCAAAAGAAACCTTGGCAAAACAGCAGAGTGAAGGGGCTGGTTTACTAAAAGAAAAAGAAGAATCTTTCAAACATTTAGTGGATCCTATGAAAATTATTCTCAGTGAAGTCAAAGGTAAAATGGATACTATTGAGAAAGATTATCAAAGTACTTTTACAGAAGTGAAAGAACAGTTTAAATATTTAAAAGAAGATCAGACTAAATTACAGACGGAAACTGCAAATTTAGTTAAGGCTTTAAGTTTACCGCAAGTTCGAGGACAGTGGGGAGAACTACAGTTAAAACGTGTTGTGGAAATGGCTGGCATGCTTAATTATGTCGATTTTATTGAGCAAGTGTCTACTGATACTGACGGAGGCAAGTTAAGACCAGACGTGGTTATTAATTTGCCAGGTAATAAAACTATTGTGATTGATGCTAAAACTCCCTTATCAGCTTATTTAGATGCTACTGAAGCTGAGACTGATAGCCAACGTAAGGAGTGTTTGAAACACCATAGTAGACAAGTTAAAACACATATTAAGCAATTAGGAGGAAAGGCCTATTGGGATCAATTTGAAAATAGTCCTGAGTTTGTTGTTTTATTTTTACCAAATGATGCCATGTATCAGAGTGCATTAGAAGGGGATCCAGCATTAATTGAGGCTGGTATTAATGATAATGTGCTTATTGCCACACCTACAACTTTAATTGCCTTATTAAAATCAGTTTCTTATGGCTGGAATCAAGCTGCTTTAGCAAATAATGCTAGACAGATAAGCCGACTAGGTAAGGATTTATATGATAGAATGGCTACTTTTGTTGAGAATATGGCGGGTGTAAAAAAAGGATTAGAAAGGTCTATTGAATCCTATAATAAGGCAGTCGGTTCTTTTGAATCAAGAGTATTGCCTTCAACAAGACGTTTTAAAGAGCTCGGTATTTCCTCGGACAAAGAGATTAATGAGTTAACATCTGTAGAAAAATCACCTAAAGATATTAGAAGTATAGAAGACTAG
- a CDS encoding MATE family efflux transporter — protein MALRVDFENEKISKLLLQLSYPSIIAMLANASYNIIYGIYLGNFVGPDALGATNAVLPIQIFYMGITTMVAIGMASLVSMRLGEKKQEDAALYAGTAIVGALLIGAILVAFTIIFSEPLLQVAGAAPEIIGESKSYLIGIIIGWIYFPLVVVGNNLLRCVEEAKKAYSIMLTSIVANIFLAPLFILVFKMGTFGVGLSTSISQGLSSILLFVYYRRGALVLPLNKKLLE, from the coding sequence ATGGCGTTAAGAGTAGATTTTGAAAATGAGAAAATTAGTAAATTATTGTTACAACTTTCCTATCCGTCGATTATTGCTATGTTAGCTAATGCCTCTTATAATATTATTTATGGCATATATTTAGGTAATTTTGTTGGTCCAGATGCTTTAGGCGCAACTAATGCTGTGTTGCCTATACAAATATTCTATATGGGGATTACCACTATGGTGGCCATTGGTATGGCTTCCTTGGTTTCAATGAGACTTGGAGAAAAGAAACAGGAAGATGCTGCTTTATATGCAGGGACTGCTATAGTAGGAGCATTATTAATAGGTGCTATTCTAGTAGCTTTTACTATTATTTTTAGTGAACCTCTACTACAAGTAGCTGGTGCAGCTCCAGAAATTATAGGTGAGAGTAAATCATATTTAATAGGTATTATTATTGGATGGATTTATTTTCCACTTGTTGTTGTTGGCAATAATCTCTTACGCTGTGTTGAAGAAGCTAAGAAAGCTTATTCAATAATGCTAACAAGTATTGTTGCTAATATATTTTTAGCGCCCCTATTTATTTTAGTTTTTAAAATGGGTACTTTTGGCGTTGGTTTATCTACTTCTATTTCCCAAGGCTTGTCCTCTATTCTGCTTTTTGTATACTACAGAAGAGGGGCTCTAGTACTGCCTTTAAATAAAAAACTGTTAGAATGA
- a CDS encoding MATE family efflux transporter: MYGGVEYLNAMGIINKLYTLITLPIFGLLQGIQPVVGYNYGAHNYKRVKESVYKGALSCVLLSITSLIIILVFMDPILSLFTSDGLVKDITKYGYILCLVHCQLLVFRW, from the coding sequence ATATATGGTGGTGTAGAATATTTAAATGCTATGGGGATTATTAATAAGCTATATACGTTAATTACGTTGCCAATATTTGGATTATTACAGGGTATTCAACCTGTAGTTGGCTATAATTATGGTGCTCACAATTATAAAAGGGTTAAGGAAAGTGTCTATAAGGGTGCTTTATCCTGTGTTTTATTATCTATAACTAGTCTTATAATTATTTTAGTGTTTATGGATCCAATACTCTCATTATTTACTTCTGATGGTTTGGTGAAAGACATTACTAAGTACGGTTATATTTTGTGTTTGGTGCATTGCCAATTATTAGTTTTCAGATGGTAG
- a CDS encoding putative polysaccharide biosynthesis protein produces the protein MDNSKENLMLKNAFILSFAAILSKVVGAVYQIFLYRVIGAEGSALYAKGIAFYAMLLAVSAAGISIAISKLMSEEIAKGNTGIAFKIFKVASLILGIIGIVLSVGLFFGAPYIASNFYVDPNVTWIIQATAPALLVVTFMAAFRGYFQGQQNMGPTAYSQIFEQLGRIVFSVAITLVYIYFVAGTNLSEVMGVTSRDQSLVQSIADGVALGPFVGAIIGFLPIIYFYYKRKNSLNRKITYGNRQSRREATTGYLTKRILLFAIPVTLAALLPTLIDMADATLIPNVLMGAGLSYKAANASFGYFTNTAMILVNIIILAASSFAASLVPAIADARGRKNDQEVKNKTALSIKLVTLISLPAAASMFLLSKPIVALIFNEVDNDVYMVLQASVFMILFMSIYHSTTGVLQGVGKIYVPLVSLFAGLLVNIGLLNLLLPIKGLNILGAPIAHTVAYFTAAIINFIAVKRIVGYRSKWLTWLPQGLLSALITGAIAYGVYRLFNLIIGFINEGILNLLISLIFAVIAGIIVYFITLVLFRAIKEDEVKSIPKIGFIFGKIFKRIRRS, from the coding sequence TTGGATAATAGTAAAGAAAATTTAATGCTTAAAAATGCATTTATATTATCTTTTGCTGCAATACTTTCTAAAGTAGTAGGTGCAGTTTATCAGATATTTTTATATAGAGTAATTGGAGCTGAAGGATCAGCTTTATATGCTAAAGGAATAGCCTTCTATGCCATGTTATTGGCTGTTTCAGCTGCAGGAATTTCTATTGCTATCTCAAAATTAATGTCAGAAGAAATTGCCAAAGGTAATACTGGCATTGCTTTTAAAATATTTAAAGTGGCTTCTTTGATTTTAGGCATAATTGGAATTGTATTGTCTGTAGGTTTGTTTTTTGGAGCACCTTATATTGCTAGTAACTTTTATGTGGATCCAAATGTTACTTGGATTATTCAGGCAACTGCACCTGCACTTTTAGTTGTTACTTTTATGGCAGCTTTTAGAGGCTATTTTCAGGGACAACAAAATATGGGACCAACTGCCTACTCACAAATTTTTGAGCAATTAGGTAGAATTGTTTTTTCAGTTGCCATTACTCTAGTCTATATTTATTTTGTAGCAGGGACTAACTTAAGTGAGGTAATGGGTGTTACTAGTAGAGATCAATCGTTGGTACAGTCTATTGCTGATGGCGTTGCTCTAGGACCTTTTGTTGGTGCCATTATTGGTTTTTTGCCTATTATCTATTTTTACTACAAGAGAAAGAATAGTTTAAATAGAAAGATTACTTATGGCAATAGACAATCTAGACGAGAAGCTACTACAGGGTATTTAACTAAAAGAATTCTTTTATTTGCTATTCCAGTAACTTTAGCTGCATTATTACCTACTTTAATTGATATGGCTGATGCTACACTTATTCCCAATGTCTTAATGGGAGCTGGCTTAAGTTATAAAGCAGCTAATGCTTCTTTTGGCTATTTTACGAATACGGCAATGATTTTAGTAAATATAATTATTTTAGCTGCATCTTCGTTTGCTGCAAGTTTAGTACCTGCAATTGCAGACGCAAGAGGAAGAAAGAATGATCAAGAGGTTAAAAATAAAACAGCACTATCCATTAAGCTCGTTACTTTAATTAGCTTGCCAGCAGCAGCCAGTATGTTTTTATTAAGTAAGCCTATTGTAGCCCTTATATTTAATGAAGTTGATAATGATGTTTACATGGTATTGCAGGCCAGTGTGTTTATGATTCTATTTATGTCTATTTATCATAGTACAACAGGTGTCTTGCAGGGTGTAGGGAAAATTTACGTTCCTTTAGTATCGTTGTTTGCTGGACTGCTTGTAAATATAGGATTATTAAATTTATTATTACCTATTAAGGGCCTTAATATCCTAGGAGCGCCAATTGCTCATACTGTTGCTTATTTTACTGCTGCAATTATTAATTTTATTGCCGTAAAGCGTATTGTAGGTTACCGTTCAAAGTGGTTAACATGGTTGCCTCAGGGACTATTAAGTGCCTTGATAACAGGTGCTATAGCCTATGGGGTGTATAGATTATTTAATTTAATTATTGGTTTTATTAATGAAGGAATATTAAATCTGTTAATTAGCCTAATTTTTGCAGTTATTGCTGGCATTATTGTTTATTTTATTACTTTAGTCTTGTTTAGAGCAATTAAAGAAGATGAAGTTAAGAGTATTCCCAAAATTGGTTTTATATTTGGAAAAATATTTAAAAGAATAAGGAGATCATAA
- a CDS encoding methylated-DNA--[protein]-cysteine S-methyltransferase, with product MDLETLQIEIYTLPFTIVGDGEKILSLEQKSSIDSLKPSKVLLAAKIELELYLKGKLKKFSVPLKIGGTPFQKKVYEAMMKIPYCQVATYGELAMKVGSQKGARAVGAACNSNPLPIFVPCHRVVGVGGKLTGFAYGLSFKKTLLEMEKSND from the coding sequence ATGGATTTAGAAACCCTACAAATTGAAATCTATACGCTGCCATTTACAATTGTAGGTGACGGGGAGAAAATTCTTAGCCTTGAACAAAAAAGCAGTATAGATTCATTAAAGCCTTCAAAAGTTTTATTAGCAGCAAAAATAGAGTTGGAACTCTATTTAAAAGGAAAGTTAAAAAAGTTTTCAGTACCTTTGAAAATTGGAGGAACACCTTTTCAAAAAAAGGTTTATGAGGCAATGATGAAAATTCCTTATTGTCAAGTGGCAACTTATGGTGAATTAGCAATGAAAGTTGGTTCCCAAAAAGGGGCCAGAGCTGTTGGGGCTGCCTGTAACAGCAATCCCTTGCCAATATTTGTGCCTTGTCATAGAGTTGTTGGTGTAGGTGGCAAATTAACAGGATTCGCCTATGGCTTATCTTTCAAAAAAACTTTATTAGAAATGGAAAAGAGTAATGATTGA
- a CDS encoding TraB/GumN family protein gives MIEIVTLENKKIMLVGTAHVSQNSVEEVATVIRENNPESVAIELCEARFRRMDGRDSGWENLDIESVLKKGQGMLMIVNFFLSSYQKKIGESLGVKPGAEMAKAVEVAREEGATITLADRDVTVTLRRVLVHLKFWEKMKGLYKLLVLYFTAEDDVGTEDINESTIESLKNQETIAASLDQLGSVFPSVKKYLVDERDSYLAYKIGKSPGETVVAVFGAAHLEGVKKHLINNDVTSEYIKEISQIPKKKKTGSWIALGLLILFIILVAVTFSANPTVGASNIGYWLILTCTLGGFGALLAGGHPLTILAAIIGSPIGAALPFVASGMISGLVEAKVRKPQVKDFESLNTAIFTFKGWWQNKILKIFNVFFLTSMGSAIGNILGLKNILEGFF, from the coding sequence ATGATTGAAATTGTAACATTAGAAAATAAGAAGATTATGTTAGTAGGAACAGCCCATGTTTCTCAAAATAGTGTAGAGGAAGTTGCAACTGTGATTAGAGAAAACAATCCTGAAAGTGTGGCTATAGAACTTTGTGAAGCTCGTTTTAGAAGAATGGATGGCAGAGATTCAGGCTGGGAGAACTTAGATATTGAATCTGTTTTAAAAAAAGGGCAAGGAATGCTTATGATTGTTAACTTTTTCTTATCTTCCTATCAAAAGAAAATAGGGGAATCTTTAGGAGTAAAACCAGGGGCTGAAATGGCGAAAGCTGTTGAGGTAGCTAGAGAAGAAGGCGCAACGATTACTTTGGCTGATAGAGATGTTACAGTCACTTTAAGAAGAGTTTTAGTTCATTTGAAGTTTTGGGAAAAAATGAAGGGACTTTATAAGCTATTAGTTCTTTATTTTACAGCTGAGGATGATGTAGGAACTGAAGATATTAATGAATCAACTATAGAATCTTTAAAAAATCAAGAAACCATTGCTGCAAGTCTAGATCAATTAGGTTCAGTTTTCCCTTCTGTAAAAAAATATTTAGTAGATGAAAGAGATTCTTACTTAGCTTATAAGATTGGTAAAAGCCCAGGAGAAACTGTTGTTGCTGTTTTTGGGGCTGCCCATTTAGAAGGCGTTAAGAAACATTTAATTAACAATGATGTTACATCAGAATATATAAAGGAAATAAGCCAGATTCCTAAAAAGAAAAAGACAGGTTCTTGGATTGCCTTAGGGTTGTTAATTCTTTTTATAATATTGGTAGCTGTTACATTCAGTGCAAATCCAACTGTTGGGGCATCAAATATTGGTTATTGGCTAATTTTAACCTGTACTTTAGGAGGCTTTGGTGCTTTATTAGCTGGGGGGCATCCATTGACTATACTAGCGGCAATTATTGGGTCCCCGATTGGGGCTGCATTGCCTTTTGTGGCCAGTGGCATGATTAGTGGATTAGTTGAAGCTAAAGTAAGAAAGCCTCAAGTTAAAGATTTTGAAAGCTTGAATACTGCTATTTTCACATTTAAGGGGTGGTGGCAAAATAAGATTTTAAAAATATTTAATGTTTTCTTTTTAACTTCTATGGGAAGCGCTATTGGAAATATTTTAGGACTTAAAAATATATTGGAAGGCTTTTTTTGA
- a CDS encoding substrate-binding periplasmic protein, whose amino-acid sequence MKKFLVLVLFGLLGIGLFGCSSQNKEEGKLIVGVDDAFPPMTYRDPNTNDIIGFDVDMGEEIAKRIGVTLEWQPIEWKGMVQSLKTKKNDMVICGVTITPEREEQIFLSAPYMDAGISMVVKKGYRGILSIKDLANKKIGVQTGSSGAKGFTELGFTENVSTYDAYPAAFNDLGIGRIDVVAVDTVVGAYFIKERSSELELLPEKIITEKYGVALAKDNTDLQKKVNEAIAAMKVDGSLEAIAVKWFGAENAKGVIPQ is encoded by the coding sequence ATGAAAAAGTTTTTGGTATTAGTATTATTTGGCCTTTTAGGAATAGGCTTATTTGGTTGTAGTAGCCAAAATAAAGAAGAAGGCAAATTAATTGTAGGTGTTGATGACGCTTTTCCACCAATGACATATAGAGACCCTAACACCAATGATATAATTGGCTTTGATGTAGACATGGGGGAAGAAATTGCTAAAAGAATAGGGGTTACCTTAGAATGGCAACCAATTGAATGGAAGGGTATGGTACAATCCCTTAAAACTAAAAAAAATGATATGGTTATTTGCGGTGTAACCATTACGCCTGAAAGAGAAGAGCAAATCTTTTTATCAGCCCCATATATGGATGCTGGTATCTCTATGGTTGTAAAAAAGGGCTATAGGGGGATTTTATCTATTAAAGATTTAGCAAATAAGAAAATTGGCGTTCAAACTGGTAGTTCTGGAGCTAAAGGTTTTACTGAATTAGGATTTACTGAAAATGTTTCTACTTATGATGCTTACCCAGCTGCATTTAATGACTTAGGTATTGGTAGAATTGATGTAGTTGCTGTGGATACAGTTGTTGGTGCTTATTTTATTAAGGAAAGAAGCAGTGAGCTTGAATTGTTGCCAGAAAAAATAATTACAGAAAAATATGGTGTGGCTCTTGCAAAAGATAACACTGACTTACAGAAGAAAGTAAATGAGGCGATTGCTGCTATGAAAGTAGACGGTTCTTTAGAGGCTATTGCAGTTAAATGGTTTGGAGCAGAAAATGCCAAGGGAGTTATCCCGCAGTAA
- a CDS encoding amino acid ABC transporter permease → MDLDFFNLIFPFLLQGAKVTIILTLLALTFGTVIGLISALMRLSRFRILRGISWFYTWVIRGTPLLVQLFVWYYGFPSIGIELNAFVAGVCALSLCEGAYISEIFRAGILSVDKGQKEAALSLGMTSGQSMKRIVLPQAFKTILPPFSNECITSMKDTALVSTITLVELMRQAQTLDATHFRSMEIYLSAGVMYLLMTSVIMLGIYFLEKKFQLKVQRVKR, encoded by the coding sequence GTGGACTTAGATTTTTTTAATCTTATTTTCCCTTTCTTATTACAAGGGGCAAAAGTAACAATTATACTAACGCTATTAGCTTTGACTTTTGGTACTGTCATAGGGTTGATTTCTGCATTAATGCGCCTTTCGAGATTTAGAATTTTGAGGGGGATTTCCTGGTTCTACACTTGGGTTATTAGAGGAACCCCATTACTGGTGCAACTATTTGTCTGGTATTATGGTTTTCCAAGTATTGGTATAGAACTAAATGCTTTTGTAGCTGGCGTCTGTGCCTTAAGCCTTTGTGAAGGCGCCTATATTTCTGAAATCTTTAGAGCTGGTATTTTGTCAGTGGATAAAGGTCAGAAAGAGGCGGCTTTATCATTAGGCATGACATCTGGCCAAAGTATGAAGCGTATTGTTTTACCACAGGCTTTTAAAACAATATTGCCACCTTTTAGTAATGAGTGTATAACTTCAATGAAGGATACAGCACTGGTTTCAACAATTACTTTAGTAGAGTTAATGCGACAAGCTCAAACACTGGATGCTACGCATTTTCGTTCAATGGAAATATATTTATCGGCAGGTGTAATGTATTTATTGATGACATCTGTAATTATGTTAGGCATATATTTTCTGGAGAAAAAATTCCAACTTAAAGTACAGAGGGTTAAAAGATGA